The DNA window GCTCGATCTCCTCCTCGACGGCCTGCCTCGTTTGCCTTCGGTACACCTCGTAGTCGACCGGTTCCCCCGGGGGCAGAGCCGCCCGCTGCGGAGTCATCTGCGAAAACAGTTCCGAAGCGGCTTTAACCCCGGCCTCCAGGACCATCTTTCTGACTTCCGGGTCGCGGTAATCCGGCGAGAAATCGACCCTGGGCACGATAAATGGCTTCTTGAGTTCCTCGATGGTGTACTGGTGCTTCAACGAGAGGAGGGCCCTGACCACCCGGAGCATGGCGCCTGTCTCAGCTCTCATGAGCTTGTTCTTGCGCCACTGAATGAGATTTGCCCTGACCTGGAGTTCAACCCACGCCTTGTCTTTTTTCTCCTTCGCGGCCTTCTTTTCGAACTGATCGCGCAGTTCTTCCTCGACCACTGCCAGGTCGATTTCTTTGGTCGCCTTAACGGGTATCCACTCGCCCGAGGGTTTCCTGACTGCTCCCACTGCTTGGTAGAGGACGTAATCACGAGAAGCCTGCAGCACCTTTGTATCTGCCCAGTTCCACACGATGCCGGCAGCGTTTGCCAGCCGTAGAATCGCAGTCTTGGTGAGACCGTAAAGGTCCTCACTGCGGTTGCCAATTTCTCGCGAACCGACTTTATAGATATCCCCGCCGGCAGGATCAGGGTTGATCCGCACTTCTTCAACACGCAAGGCGTGGAACGGGCTTATCTGCTCGAGCTTAGCAGTCGGGACCAGAACGTTGTACTTGCTCTGGTCGTACTTGGTAAGGTCTACAACTTGCAGAGCCATCTCTAACCCTCCTCTCCAGGAATCACGCCACCCGGCCGGATCGCCGCCGGGCAGCCCTTATCGTTCGGTACGCTTCCGCCTCACACCGGGGACCAGCATTAACCGCTATCTGCCACGCAGTCTTAACATCAGCCGATGTCCCGAAGATGATCTCGCCCTTGCCGGGCACGTGACCGTAGACCTCGAACGCTTCTTTCTCGCGGCTGTAACGCAGCGATATGCGGATTGACACCGGAAGACGGTCTGGGGAGGGAGCATACGTCCAGTTGCACCCGAAGTCCCACTCCGCTCCTTGCCTCAATTCCCGTTCGCGCCGCTGCCACTCCTTTTCATCCGCCTCGAGATCTCTCTCGAACACATCGCCCTCGCAGGCGGCCCAACACACCGGACCCATCCCGCGCCGGATGGAGACGGGGTCCGTCAGTTTGCGTCCGCACCTGCTGCATTTGCCGCTCTGACGTGATACAATGTCTTGGGATGGGCGCTGCGAAAGCAGCGCTTCTTGCTTTTCAGACATCTCACTTCACCTCCAGCGTGAATTGAGCTTTCGACCACCGGATGATGTAGCGGCCGGATTCCAGCGTGCGTTTGCCGCCGAAAAGCTCGTACAACCACCCCATGTACCGCTCCGCAAATCCAGGTCCGATTCGGTAGATTGCGGCTGCCGCGAAAAGGGGCGTTTTGACGAGAGCCCTGGCTCCGTCAGCGCAGATGACGAGCTTACTCAACCGGTTCACCTCCCTCGACACCGGGCTGCTGTATTTCGGACTCTTCCAGCCGTTTCGCCCGCCGCTCTCGCTGCCGTTCGACCCACTCGAGTACGTCTGCCGCCGAGATGACTGCTCCGGCCCGCGGCAAACGAGCAATGACGTCCCACTTGAACTGCTGGTAGAGGCTTTCCGCCTCATGCTCTGGGATTAAGTCGCAGAGGATAGACAGCGCTAAATCGGCCGGGCCGCTGCCGCCGTAACCCCACTCGAAACCATTGAGGCTGTGGCGAACCACGTGCCGGAGATCGCGAATTGATTTGTCGGCCTCGAGGACGTACACGTCAGCTTGCCCGTTGAGACGCCGGCACACATAGTCGCGCAGATGGGGTGCTCTTGCGAGATGTGGTGGCAAGATGTCGGCCCGGGCAAGTTCTTCGTAGATCAGCGAGGCGATATTCTCGGCATCGTCGTGATCCACTTTGTAGGCAAGTGAGCCGCGTCTTATGGCATCGACGACTCGGGGCTTGTCGGCTGTGAGCCACTTGGCAACAGTCAGGGCATCTATACGAATGCGGTGGCCGTCGTCCGTGCAAACCAGCACTTCGTCCCACGGCCTAAGACCGATTGTTTCGAACCAAGCTGACCTCAAGCCGCGTCACCTCCTTTCGCTGTCATTCGGAGTTTGGTGTTCACCCGGTCCATCTCGCGCTGAATGCGGTCAGCGTCTGCAGCAAGCGTCCAGCCGCGCATACCACAGACACGGAGGGCCTTGCTGTACTCTGGCCACTGCGGTTTCTTGAACCAGCCTGAGCAAATCGCTTTCACGCTCACGAGGAGCACCTCCTCATTCTTGCTTTGAAAACGAGCAGCCAGCAGCGAAGCCGCCACCAGAGGTCCACTAACTGGATTCGCACCGGATAAGGTCTGTAGCACCGCGCCTCGGCGATCAGGCGCCGCATGTTCTCCCGGGTCTCTGCCCAACCCCGCAGTTTGAAGATCCTCTGCAGTTCTGCATCCGGGAATGGACACTCGGTGTTCGCGCACGTGCGACAGTCTCTCGCGCTGCATCACTCTCCTTTCTGACGTAACCCCGATTTATGAGCTTCTTGAGATGCCGTTCGTGAATGTCTCGCATGTTCAGCCCGTATGCCCTACACCAACTCGCCACGGTAGCAGCGGCCAGAGGCACCAGGTCGAGAACCTGGTCGCAGGCCCGCTCCACGACTTCCCGCTGGACTCGGCCCAACGGTTTCTCTGCGAGAACCTCCACCGCCTCAATCGCTTCTTCTGCTTCCTCTAACACCCGAAGGATCTCGGTCGATGGGTGCTGGTCGGTGTCCAACAGGCAAATGGACAGCCAGTTCGTCGGACACTCGCTGCACTTCGCGAGACAGACTTCCG is part of the Bacillota bacterium genome and encodes:
- a CDS encoding helix-turn-helix transcriptional regulator encodes the protein PGAVIRAKREETGLTQAVLARRIGVSESTLRMYELGLKAVPHDVCNQAAVALRSPEVCLAKCSECPTNWLSICLLDTDQHPSTEILRVLEEAEEAIEAVEVLAEKPLGRVQREVVERACDQVLDLVPLAAATVASWCRAYGLNMRDIHERHLKKLINRGYVRKESDAARETVARARTPSVHSRMQNCRGSSNCGVGQRPGRTCGA